The following are encoded in a window of Streptomyces sp. Go-475 genomic DNA:
- a CDS encoding YtxH domain-containing protein, translating to MRYRLTFVAGVVLGYVLGTRAGRERYEQLKKSARQFAQNPAVRNTAESAAHQGREIAGKAYHVVSDKVGDRVPDSVADRVRHLRERATHNGGADDWGTSNT from the coding sequence ATGCGTTACCGGCTCACGTTCGTCGCCGGAGTCGTCCTGGGTTACGTGCTGGGCACGAGGGCCGGGCGCGAGCGCTACGAACAGCTGAAGAAGTCGGCCCGGCAGTTCGCACAGAACCCCGCCGTCCGCAACACCGCGGAGTCCGCGGCCCACCAGGGCCGTGAGATCGCGGGCAAGGCCTACCACGTGGTCAGCGACAAGGTCGGCGACCGCGTCCCGGACTCGGTCGCCGACCGTGTCCGCCACCTCAGGGAGCGCGCCACCCACAACGGCGGCGCGGACGACTGGGGCACGAGCAATACGTAA